A region from the Acidiferrobacter sp. SPIII_3 genome encodes:
- a CDS encoding hemolysin III family protein, with protein sequence MNMHPQESRVIGIDAPDPRPPVWPAEAPTETALGARPQSRGEERVNAAIHALGAALALAAGMVLVERAAHTGSPLKVWCAAISSAAMMALYAVSAIYHILPAGGLKDRFQRLDRMMIAVFVAGSYTPVALLMVHATIGTLLCVIEWGLAALAVVFLWGDPGRYARRSEQLYRIMGWITILAARPFFRHTPPAVLAALGLAATCYGAGVALLVRDRVKYLHAAFHLLTLVGGGLQFWAISRVVAS encoded by the coding sequence ATGAATATGCATCCCCAGGAATCACGCGTGATCGGCATCGACGCGCCAGACCCACGCCCGCCCGTATGGCCGGCAGAGGCGCCCACGGAGACCGCCCTGGGGGCCCGCCCTCAATCGCGCGGGGAGGAGCGGGTCAATGCCGCGATCCACGCGCTCGGCGCGGCATTGGCGCTGGCCGCGGGCATGGTCCTCGTAGAACGCGCGGCACACACCGGCAGCCCCCTCAAGGTGTGGTGCGCCGCGATCTCGTCGGCGGCCATGATGGCCTTGTACGCGGTATCGGCGATCTACCACATCCTGCCGGCCGGCGGCCTGAAGGACCGCTTCCAACGCCTGGACCGGATGATGATCGCGGTGTTCGTGGCCGGGAGCTACACCCCGGTGGCCTTGCTCATGGTCCATGCCACGATCGGGACTCTGCTGTGCGTCATCGAGTGGGGGCTGGCCGCGCTCGCGGTGGTATTTCTGTGGGGAGACCCAGGGCGCTATGCGCGCCGCTCCGAACAACTGTACCGCATAATGGGCTGGATCACGATCCTTGCCGCCCGACCATTCTTCCGGCATACCCCGCCCGCCGTGCTGGCGGCCCTGGGTCTGGCGGCGACCTGCTATGGCGCGGGCGTCGCCCTGCTGGTGCGCGACCGCGTGAAGTACCTGCATGCGGCGTTTCATCTCCTGACCCTGGTCGGCGGCGGCCTGCAGTTCTGGGCGATCAGTCGGGTCGTGGCGTCGTGA
- the fabG gene encoding 3-oxoacyl-ACP reductase FabG, translated as MNDRAPAARRALVTGASGAVGAAICRRLAADGCHVLCHAHTRGADAARLVSELNTLGAAADLCVFDLADAHAVAAALAPFLAEAPIQILVHNAGVCDDAVLAGMTAAQWRRPLDVSLDGFFHVTRPLLLPMIRTRWGRIINVTSVAGLVGNRGQANYAAAKAGLHAAGKSLALEVASRGITVNSVAPGIIATPMSHVFGPDDIARLVPMGRAGECREVADLIGFLASDQAGYITGQVISINGGMI; from the coding sequence GTGAACGACCGGGCACCGGCGGCGCGCCGCGCGCTCGTGACCGGTGCCAGCGGCGCCGTAGGTGCGGCGATCTGCCGCCGGCTGGCCGCGGACGGCTGCCACGTCCTCTGTCATGCCCATACCCGCGGCGCGGACGCCGCGCGCCTGGTCTCCGAGCTGAACACCCTCGGTGCCGCGGCCGATCTCTGCGTCTTTGACCTCGCGGATGCGCACGCCGTGGCCGCGGCGCTCGCCCCTTTTCTGGCCGAGGCCCCCATCCAGATCCTCGTGCATAATGCCGGTGTTTGCGACGACGCGGTGCTGGCGGGCATGACGGCGGCGCAATGGCGGCGCCCGCTCGATGTCTCCTTGGATGGATTTTTTCATGTCACAAGGCCCCTGCTCTTGCCCATGATCCGCACGCGCTGGGGGCGCATCATCAATGTCACGTCGGTCGCCGGTCTTGTCGGCAATCGCGGTCAGGCCAATTACGCGGCCGCCAAGGCCGGCCTGCATGCCGCCGGCAAATCGCTGGCGCTCGAGGTCGCAAGTCGCGGGATTACCGTCAATTCGGTCGCCCCGGGCATCATCGCCACGCCCATGAGCCACGTCTTCGGCCCCGACGACATTGCCCGTCTTGTTCCCATGGGCCGCGCCGGCGAGTGCCGCGAGGTCGCCGATCTCATCGGCTTCCTGGCCTCGGATCAGGCCGGCTACATCACCGGACAGGTCATTTCCATCAACGGCGGCATGATCTAG
- a CDS encoding transposase has product MSGTLNGYVTFPYAAQVACVEREIFHVRPNKTTLERVYLITSQSQAEASPAQLLAQNRGHWGIENRLHHVRDMAYDEDRCRARKGHTPRTLACLRNFTISLLRLFHVANIKAPMTRIVAGPARGTRPGPSPACGTSLSASCACSTSRTSKRHCGAWRPKPIRPWRCCVCKAPKTRRQGPRGVPPSQAFASFSPFWEKLSPKSGPPAVSGRPPPRLGSPQAFSDRGAA; this is encoded by the coding sequence GTGAGTGGCACGTTAAACGGCTATGTGACGTTTCCCTATGCCGCCCAAGTGGCTTGTGTCGAGCGCGAGATCTTCCACGTCCGCCCCAACAAAACCACCCTTGAGCGCGTCTATCTGATCACGAGCCAGTCGCAGGCCGAGGCCAGTCCCGCGCAACTCCTGGCCCAGAACCGAGGCCATTGGGGCATCGAGAACCGTCTGCACCACGTACGCGACATGGCCTATGACGAGGATCGTTGCCGGGCCCGCAAGGGGCACACGCCCCGGACCCTCGCCTGCCTGCGGAACTTCACTATCAGCCTCCTGCGCCTGTTCCACGTCGCGAACATCAAAGCGCCTATGACGAGGATCGTTGCCGGGCCCGCAAGGGGCACACGCCCCGGACCCTCGCCTGCCTGCGGAACTTCACTATCAGCCTCCTGCGCCTGTTCCACGTCGCGAACATCAAAGCGGCACTGCGGGGCTTGGCGGCCCAAGCCGATCAGGCCTTGGCGATGCTGCGTCTGTAAAGCCCCTAAAACCAGAAGACAAGGCCCGCGCGGGGTCCCCCCGTCGCAGGCGTTCGCCTCGTTCTCGCCTTTTTGGGAGAAACTCTCCCCAAAAAGCGGTCCCCCCGCCGTTTCGGGCCGCCCACCTCCTCGCCTGGGCTCGCCTCAGGCGTTCAGTGATCGAGGCGCTGCGTGA
- a CDS encoding glycosyltransferase family 2 protein, with translation MPTASATHLVLIPSYDPGPKVYETVAEALRHWAPVWVVVDGSTDGTAEGLAEMARRHADLLVIVEPYNRGKGAAVLAGLTRARAEGYTHALCMDSDGQHPVSLIPAFMQASGAHPKAMILGVPVFAADAPRARVYGRRLSNLFTNIETLGRHIGDSLFGFRVYPIEPLFRIMSARRSMRRFDFDPEAAVRLFWEGVTVCNIDAPVRYLRKTEGGISHFHYVRDNLLLTGMHIRLVFGLLYRLPRLLRPGARPRSCRR, from the coding sequence ATGCCCACCGCTTCCGCAACCCATCTCGTGCTGATCCCGAGCTACGATCCGGGCCCGAAGGTCTATGAAACCGTGGCCGAGGCCTTGCGCCACTGGGCCCCGGTGTGGGTGGTCGTGGACGGCAGCACCGACGGCACCGCCGAAGGGCTCGCCGAGATGGCGCGCCGTCACGCGGATCTCCTTGTCATCGTCGAACCGTATAACCGCGGCAAGGGCGCGGCCGTGCTGGCGGGGCTTACGCGCGCGCGCGCCGAGGGCTATACCCACGCCCTGTGCATGGACTCCGACGGCCAGCATCCGGTATCCCTCATTCCGGCCTTCATGCAGGCCTCGGGCGCGCATCCCAAGGCCATGATCCTGGGGGTCCCGGTGTTCGCGGCCGACGCCCCGCGAGCGCGCGTCTACGGCCGGCGCCTCTCGAACCTGTTTACCAACATAGAGACCCTCGGACGCCATATCGGCGACTCGCTGTTTGGGTTTCGCGTCTACCCGATCGAGCCGCTCTTTCGCATCATGAGCGCGCGCCGCTCCATGCGCCGGTTCGACTTCGATCCGGAAGCGGCGGTACGCCTCTTCTGGGAGGGGGTCACGGTCTGCAATATCGATGCCCCGGTCCGCTATTTGCGCAAGACCGAGGGCGGCATCTCGCACTTTCATTACGTGCGCGACAACCTGCTGCTCACCGGCATGCATATACGCCTGGTCTTCGGGCTCCTCTACCGCCTGCCACGCCTGCTCCGACCCGGCGCGAGACCTAGATCATGCCGCCGTTGA
- a CDS encoding transposase has translation MKPLLDPLTLAGRVVTADALHTQTETARYVVEDKQAHYLFTVKDNQPTLKADIEGLHREAFPPSARDDG, from the coding sequence GTGAAGCCCTTGCTCGACCCCTTGACCTTGGCGGGTCGGGTGGTGACCGCGGACGCCCTGCATACCCAAACAGAGACCGCCCGTTATGTGGTCGAGGACAAGCAGGCGCACTACCTCTTCACTGTTAAAGACAATCAGCCTACGCTCAAAGCCGACATCGAAGGCCTCCATCGGGAGGCCTTTCCCCCCTCAGCACGTGACGACGGATAA
- a CDS encoding NAD(P)/FAD-dependent oxidoreductase, protein MGTACDVFVIGGGPGGTTAGALLAERGYRVVIAEKDHHPRFHIGESLLPANLPLLERLGVGEAVRAIGMMKWGVEFLSPWHAKGRQEFLFADAWNKDMPYAYHVPRADFDAILFRNAAAKGAKTHEGCRVQDVVFSGSGDGARVRTRHADGGVEDFEARFVIDASGRDTFLGRRLHTKRRNPRHNSSALYGHFRGAVRNSGQEEGHISLFWFEHGWFWFIPLADGITSVGAVVWPHYLKTRTGPVADFFRETLALCPPLAERLADATLVSEVQATGNFSYGCEHSHGANHLLVGDAFSFIDPVFSSGVMLAMHGGFLAADAVDTCLKRPAEAPRALRAYDRALRQGLRTYAWFIYRVNHPSMRDLFMGPRNIFRVQEALLSVLAGDIFADTPVWGSLAAFKALYYLHALRHLRRSLRTLRQRRLQHRRSADAPVAADTE, encoded by the coding sequence ATGGGTACGGCATGTGATGTGTTCGTGATCGGCGGGGGACCAGGCGGCACCACGGCCGGCGCGCTGCTCGCCGAGCGCGGTTACCGGGTGGTGATTGCCGAAAAGGATCACCACCCGCGGTTTCATATCGGCGAGTCCCTGCTTCCGGCCAACCTGCCGTTACTGGAGCGCTTGGGCGTGGGCGAGGCGGTGCGCGCCATAGGCATGATGAAGTGGGGGGTGGAATTCCTGTCCCCCTGGCATGCGAAGGGCCGCCAGGAATTCCTGTTCGCCGACGCCTGGAACAAGGACATGCCCTATGCCTATCACGTGCCGCGCGCCGACTTTGACGCCATCCTGTTTCGCAATGCGGCCGCCAAAGGGGCAAAGACTCACGAGGGCTGCCGGGTGCAGGACGTGGTCTTTTCCGGGAGCGGCGACGGGGCGCGGGTACGGACGCGGCACGCCGACGGGGGCGTCGAGGACTTCGAGGCCCGGTTCGTGATCGACGCATCCGGGCGCGACACCTTTCTCGGTCGCCGCCTTCACACCAAACGGCGCAACCCCCGGCACAACAGCTCCGCGCTCTATGGGCACTTCCGGGGGGCGGTCCGAAACAGCGGCCAGGAGGAGGGCCATATCTCGCTCTTCTGGTTCGAACACGGGTGGTTCTGGTTCATCCCCCTGGCCGACGGGATCACGAGCGTGGGCGCCGTGGTCTGGCCCCATTATCTGAAGACCCGGACAGGGCCCGTGGCGGACTTCTTCCGGGAAACGCTGGCCTTGTGCCCGCCGCTCGCCGAACGCCTGGCCGATGCCACACTCGTATCGGAGGTGCAGGCAACCGGTAATTTCTCGTACGGATGCGAGCATTCCCATGGCGCGAACCACCTCCTCGTCGGCGACGCCTTCTCGTTCATCGACCCGGTATTCTCCTCGGGCGTCATGCTGGCCATGCACGGCGGCTTTCTGGCCGCCGACGCCGTCGACACCTGCCTGAAAAGACCGGCGGAGGCCCCGCGCGCACTGCGCGCCTATGATCGCGCGCTGCGCCAGGGATTGCGCACCTATGCGTGGTTCATCTACCGCGTGAACCACCCGAGCATGCGCGACCTTTTCATGGGACCGCGCAACATCTTTCGCGTGCAGGAGGCCCTTTTATCGGTGCTGGCCGGGGACATCTTCGCCGATACCCCCGTATGGGGCTCGCTGGCGGCCTTCAAGGCCTTGTATTATCTGCATGCCCTGCGGCACCTGCGCCGGTCCCTGCGCACCCTGCGGCAACGCCGGCTCCAGCATCGGCGTTCCGCGGACGCGCCGGTCGCCGCCGACACCGAATGA
- a CDS encoding Druantia anti-phage system protein DruA — MATPGERTLWRTLIERHHYLGHRVPFGAHLRYLIQTTSPHPRVLGCLQFSSPAWRLKGRDQWIGWDDATRAQHLQSVICNSRFLILPHVRVPNLASHVLALALRTVTTDWTAAYGIRPLLAETLVDPARFTGHCYRVANWIDVGLTTGRGREDRQHTRHGVSPKRIWLYPLAPNARQRLTQTL; from the coding sequence GTGGCAACCCCAGGAGAGCGGACCTTGTGGCGCACGCTCATCGAGCGCCATCATTACCTTGGCCATCGCGTGCCCTTTGGCGCCCATCTCCGCTACCTGATCCAAACGACATCCCCGCATCCCAGGGTCCTGGGCTGCCTGCAGTTCTCCTCGCCGGCCTGGCGCCTGAAGGGACGCGATCAGTGGATCGGCTGGGACGATGCCACCCGCGCTCAGCACCTGCAGTCTGTCATCTGCAACTCCCGCTTCTTGATCTTGCCCCACGTGCGGGTTCCCAACCTCGCGAGTCATGTGCTGGCGCTCGCGTTACGCACCGTTACCACCGATTGGACGGCCGCCTACGGCATACGCCCCCTCCTGGCCGAGACCTTGGTCGACCCCGCTCGCTTCACCGGGCATTGTTACCGCGTAGCCAACTGGATTGATGTCGGCCTCACCACGGGCCGCGGCCGCGAAGACCGCCAACACACACGCCATGGGGTAAGCCCTAAGCGGATATGGCTCTATCCCCTCGCGCCCAACGCCCGACAGAGACTCACGCAAACCCTGTAG
- a CDS encoding transposase family protein — protein MAWTFIDPARFAGTCYRAANWIELGPTRGATAFCLAWTFIDPARFAGTCYRAANWIELGPTRGFAKSNATYVAHGAPKRIWVYPLHKKARLILSSPRPHPDLPRQEIKTMQLSDADAAALFARLESLDDPRAKRGRRHTQRSLLAIVLCAVISGAQGPTAIGEWVKRLPPAMLRRLRCRRTADGHHEPPSEPTIRRLLQAIDIEQLERQLGDWLHTQGVADEPVA, from the coding sequence TTGGCCTGGACCTTCATCGATCCGGCGCGCTTTGCCGGCACCTGCTACCGGGCGGCCAACTGGATCGAACTCGGGCCCACGCGCGGCGCCACGGCCTTCTGCTTGGCCTGGACCTTCATCGATCCGGCGCGCTTTGCCGGCACCTGCTACCGGGCGGCCAACTGGATCGAACTCGGGCCCACGCGCGGCTTTGCCAAATCCAACGCGACCTATGTCGCCCATGGCGCGCCCAAGCGGATCTGGGTGTATCCCCTCCATAAAAAGGCCCGACTGATCCTCTCATCGCCACGCCCGCACCCAGACCTACCCCGCCAGGAGATAAAGACCATGCAACTTTCCGATGCGGACGCGGCCGCACTGTTTGCGCGCCTGGAGTCGCTCGATGATCCGCGTGCCAAGCGAGGACGACGTCACACCCAGCGTTCGTTGCTCGCGATCGTGCTCTGCGCGGTGATCAGCGGAGCACAGGGACCGACGGCCATCGGCGAATGGGTCAAACGCCTCCCGCCTGCGATGCTGCGCCGGTTGCGGTGCCGTAGGACCGCCGATGGGCACCATGAACCCCCGTCCGAGCCCACCATCCGGCGTCTGCTCCAGGCCATTGATATCGAACAGCTCGAGCGGCAACTGGGGGATTGGCTGCATACGCAGGGCGTAGCCGATGAACCGGTCGCATGA